In Chloroflexota bacterium, the genomic window TGGGTGAGCGGCTAATACCAACAGACTGTAAATCTGTCGCCTAACGGCTTCGCAGGTTCGAATCCTGCCCCCTCCAGTATAGGGGTGAATCTGTTACAATTGAATAAGTGCCCACATAGCTCAGTTGGTAGAGCACGCCCTTGGTAAGGGCGAGGTCACCAGTTCGACCCTGGTTGTGGGCTTATAAAAGAGGAGGCTATTAATGGCAAAGAAGAAATTCGATCGAACAAAGCCGCATGTCAACATTGGCACGATTGGGCACGTCGACCACGGCAAGACAACGTTGACCTCAGCTATTACCAGGGTGCTGGCCACAGCAGGTAAAGCTGAGTATCGAGCCTATGATTCGATCGATAATGCCCCTGAAGAAAAGGCCAGGGGACTAACGATACAGATTGCTCACATAGAATATGAGACGGAGAAGCGTCACTACGCCCATGTGGATTGCCCCGGCCACGCTGACTATATTAAGAATATGATCACCGGAGCCGCCCAAATGGATGGAGCTATACTGGTTGTCAGTGCCTTCGATGGCCCGATGCCCCAGACCAGAGAGCATATCTTGCTGGCGCGCCAGGTGGAAGTACCTTATATCCTGGTTGCCCTGAATAAGGTGGATCTCATGGAGGACGCCGAACTGCTGGAATTGGTAGAGCTGGAGGTAAGGGAGTTGCTTACCAAGTACGGTTTCCCCGGTGATGCGACACCGATAGTGAGAGTCAGCGGACTCAAAGCCGGTGAATGCGGCTGTGGTAAGAGGGAGTGTCAATGGTGTGGAGGCATCTGGAAATTGATGGATGCAGTGGATTCATATATCCCGAATCCCGTGCGATCGAAGGATAAGCCTTTCCTTATGCCGATTGAAGATGTTTTCAGCATTAAGGGACGCGGCACTGTGCCTACAGGAAGGGTAGAGCGTGGTACTGTCAAGTCGGGTGATGAGGTAGAGATAGTAGGCCTGGGAGAAACCAGGAAGACTGTGGTTATCAGCCTGGAGATGTTTCACAAGATATTGGATTACTCCGAACCCGGCGATGCTGTCGGCGTCCTGCTAAGAGGTGTAGAGCGAGAGCAGATAACTAGAGGCCAGGTACTGGCCAAGCCAGGCTCGATCAAGCCCCATACCCAGGCAGAAGCCCAGGTATACGTTTTGAGCAAGGAGGAGGGTGGAAGGCATACCCCATTCTTCAATGGCTACAAACCACAGTTATACATCAGAACCACAGATGTAACTGGAGAAATGCTTCTGCCACAAGGTATGGAGATGGCCATGCCTGGTGATGACGTAAAGATGACCATCAAGCTAATCACCGCCGTAGCCCTCGAGGAAGGTCTCCATTTTGCTATCCGGGAGGGAGGCAAGACCGTGGGCGCTGGGGTGTTCACCCACATCATTGAATAGGAGCGCAAGTGGCAAAAAAAGCTGACGTTAGAGGTATTATTTATCTGGCCTGCCCCGAGTGCAAGGAGAGAACCTATACCACTACCAAGAACAGGAAAAATGATCAACAGCGGTTGGAATTGAAAAAATACTGCCCCCGCTGTCGGATTCATACCCTCCACAAGGAGACCAAATAGTGGTCACCAAAAGGGCCAGCGGAGTCAAGAGGCTTGGCTCGAGGTTCAGATTCTTTGGAGACACTATAGCTGAGCTCAAGAAGGTGACCTGGCCTACTAGACAAGAGGCAATCAGATTGACCGTGACGGTTCTCATCGTTTGCATTATAATAGGTGCATTCCTCGCCCTGGCAGATTATGGGTTTTCCCGCCTCGTGCGAGATGTTTTCATGCCGAAGGCATAGACTATGGGGGAGAAAGAAAACAACAAGAAGTGGTTCATGGTTCATACCTACACCGGGCATGAGAACCAGGTTGAGACCAACCTCAAGCAGCGCATTAAGTCTATGGACGCTGGTGCAGACATAGCCGATGTAGTAGTACCTAAGATTGAAGAGATTGAAATAAAGGAAGGACAACGACGTAAGGTAGAGAAGAAACTGTACCCTGGCTATGTACTTGTCCAGATGACAATGAATGATCAGAGCTGGAACGTAGTTCGCAATACTCCGGGAGTCACCAGCTTTGTAAGCACCCAGGATGAGCAGGGCAAACTGATCCCCGCATCATTGGAAGATGCGGAGGTCGCTGCTATCCTGGAAAAAACGAAGGTCGGGGCGCCTCAGGTTAAGGTTGGCCTAAGCAAAGGCCAGAGCGTCCGCATTACCGATGGCCCCTTCCTCGATTTCGCTGGCATAATTGATGAGATTAGCCCGCAGAAAGGTAAGGTGAGAGTGCTGGTTTCTTTCTTTGGGCGCGAAACACCTGTCGAACTCGATTTTCTGCAGATAGAGAGACTTTAAGATGGCAAAAAAGGTAAAGGCAATCATTAAGCTGCAACTCCCCGCCGGCAAGGCTACCCCGGCTCCCCCAATAGGTCCTGCTCTGGGACAGCATGGAGCCAACATTATGGCTTTCTGCAAAGAGTACAACGAGCGCACAGCTTCCCAGGAAGGTAGCGTCATCCCGGTAGAGGTCACCATCTACGAAGACCGCTCGTTTACTTTTGCCCTGAAAACCCCACCAACCGCTGATCTCCTAAAGAAGGCTATGGGAATTGAGCTAGGGAGCGGATCCCCCAGGACAAACCTGATTGGCAAGCTTCCCCGAGAGAAAATGCGTGAGATTGCTAAGATTAAGATGAAAGACCTTAATGCGTCTGACCTCGATCAGGCTACAAAGATCGTCGAAGGTACTGCACGCAGCATGGGAATTGAGAGTGAATAACTTATGGCAAAACATGGTAAGAAGTACGAAGAGTCTATCAAACTAGTAGAACAAGATAAGGCATACTCCCTGAAAGAAGCCGTCGATCTGGCGAAAAAGACGGCTCATGCCAAATTCGATGAAACCGTGGAACTCCATCTTCGC contains:
- the nusG gene encoding transcription termination/antitermination protein NusG; this translates as MGEKENNKKWFMVHTYTGHENQVETNLKQRIKSMDAGADIADVVVPKIEEIEIKEGQRRKVEKKLYPGYVLVQMTMNDQSWNVVRNTPGVTSFVSTQDEQGKLIPASLEDAEVAAILEKTKVGAPQVKVGLSKGQSVRITDGPFLDFAGIIDEISPQKGKVRVLVSFFGRETPVELDFLQIERL
- the secE gene encoding preprotein translocase subunit SecE, yielding MVTKRASGVKRLGSRFRFFGDTIAELKKVTWPTRQEAIRLTVTVLIVCIIIGAFLALADYGFSRLVRDVFMPKA
- the rpmG gene encoding 50S ribosomal protein L33, whose product is MAKKADVRGIIYLACPECKERTYTTTKNRKNDQQRLELKKYCPRCRIHTLHKETK
- the tuf gene encoding elongation factor Tu; the encoded protein is MAKKKFDRTKPHVNIGTIGHVDHGKTTLTSAITRVLATAGKAEYRAYDSIDNAPEEKARGLTIQIAHIEYETEKRHYAHVDCPGHADYIKNMITGAAQMDGAILVVSAFDGPMPQTREHILLARQVEVPYILVALNKVDLMEDAELLELVELEVRELLTKYGFPGDATPIVRVSGLKAGECGCGKRECQWCGGIWKLMDAVDSYIPNPVRSKDKPFLMPIEDVFSIKGRGTVPTGRVERGTVKSGDEVEIVGLGETRKTVVISLEMFHKILDYSEPGDAVGVLLRGVEREQITRGQVLAKPGSIKPHTQAEAQVYVLSKEEGGRHTPFFNGYKPQLYIRTTDVTGEMLLPQGMEMAMPGDDVKMTIKLITAVALEEGLHFAIREGGKTVGAGVFTHIIE
- the rplK gene encoding 50S ribosomal protein L11: MAKKVKAIIKLQLPAGKATPAPPIGPALGQHGANIMAFCKEYNERTASQEGSVIPVEVTIYEDRSFTFALKTPPTADLLKKAMGIELGSGSPRTNLIGKLPREKMREIAKIKMKDLNASDLDQATKIVEGTARSMGIESE